From Paenarthrobacter sp. A20:
GGTCACCGAACAGGAGATCAACGAGCTCTTGAAGCCGCTGGTCCAGGTCCGCTCCGCAACCATGGAGGCGAGGCCGCCGTCGGAGTTGCTTGTGCATGTCAACGAACGCGTTCCGGTGGCGCTGCTCAAGCAGGGTGACTCGTTCGTGATGGTGGATGTGGACGGGGTGCAACTCGGGGCTACGAAGGACCAGTCGGCGGTGGCACTGCCCTTGATTGACGCGGGAGCCGGGGCGACGAACACAGAGTTGTTCAAGGCGATTGCCGCCGTCCTGGATACGTTGCCGGCCGATGTCCGCGCCCGGATGTCGACAGCTTCGGCGGCCTCCGCGGATGCCGTCGAACTGAAATTGGTGGACGGAAAGACGGTAGTGTGGGGCAATGCCGAGGACAGGGAACTGAAGGCGAAGGCACTTGAAGCGCTGCTCAAGATGCCGGCTGACCCGAAGGTTCCCGTCAGCGTGTACGACGTCAGCGTCCCGCGGCATCCATTCACAAAATAAGCAGCTTTGAGAACGTAACCTACGGCCGGCGGTGGCCTTATTTCAGGACAATCACACGACACGCGCAAGCGGAGATTGCATGTGCGAACCATAGGAAATACCGTCGCAGTAGAGTTACTTGACATAACTATAACCTTCAACTAGAGGGTTAAGGTCCAAGGATTCAAGTTGGACTCGATCAGTTTCGCTATAGGACACAAGCAAGGGGCACGAAACGTGGCAGCACCGCAGAATTACTTGGCCGTCATCAAGGTCGTCGGCATCGGCGGCGGTGGCGTGAACGCAGTCAACCGTATGATCGAGGTCGGCCTTCGGGGCGTCGAGTTCATCGCCATCAACACTGACGCGCAGGCGCTGCTCATGAGCGACGCCGACGTCAAGCTCGACGTTGGACGTGAACTCACGCGCGGCCTTGGCGCCGGCGCAAACCCCGAGGTCGGAAAGCAGGCCGCGGAAGACCACGCCGACGAGATCGAAGAAGTTCTCCGGGGTGCCGACATGGTCTTCGTTACCGCTGGTGAAGGCGGTGGCACCGGTACTGGTGGGGCCCCTGTGGTCGCGCGCATCGCCCGCTCCCTGGGTGCGCTGACCATCGGTGTTGTGACCCGGCCGTTCACTTTCGAGGGCCGTCGCCGTGCAGGCTCAGCCGAAGCCGGCATCGACGCCCTTCGCGATGAAGTCGATACCCTGATCGTCATCCCCAACGATCGCCTCTTGTCCATCAGTGATCGCAACGTCTCCGTCCTGGACGCTTTCCGTTCTGCGGACCAGGTCCTCCTTTCGGGCGTCCAGGGCATCACCGACCTGATCACCACTCCCGGCCTGATCAACCTTGACTTTGCCGACGTCAAGTCCGTCATGCAGGGTGCTGGCTCGGCCCTGATGGGCATCGGGTCGGCCCGTGGTGAGGACCGTGCGGTCAAGGCAGCCGAACTGGCCATTGCTTCCCCGCTCCTGGAGGCCTCCATCGACGGCGCCCACGGCGTCCTGCTCTCAATCCAGGGTGGGTCGGATCTGGGTCTGTTCGAAATCAATGAGGCTGCACGCCTGGTGCAGGAAGTAGCCCACCCCGAGGCGAACATCATCTTCGGCGCCGTCATTGATGACGCCTTGGGTGATGAAGCCCGCGTGACAGTCATTGCCGCAGGCTTTGACGATGTCAAGGCAACCTCGCCTTCGATGGACCAGTCCCGTCCCGCCCAGAACCCGGTGCCCTCGGAGCGTCCCGCCGCGCCCAGCAGTGCACCGTCCAGCGCTGCTGCCCCGCAGCACGCCACGGCAGGCATCGGTGCCGCGGGCTTGAGCAACTGGGGCCAGCAGCGTCCCTCGGCACTGCCTGCAGACTCAGGCTTCGACGTCGACCTCCCCGCCGTCGTCGAGCCTGATCTCTCGGGCAGCCGCTCCGACGACCTCGACGTCCCCGACTTCCTGAAGTAAGCCACGTTCGGAGAGTCAGTACCAGGTGTTTTGGTGGCGCAATGAAGTTCGTCCCGGCGTTTCCGTAGCCTTCACGGATACGGACGCCGGGAACCTGGCTCTCCATGTGGGGGACAACCCCGCTGAGGTAATGGCCCGCCGCGATGAGTTGAACCGGGCCGCGGGGCTGGGGGCCGATCAATTCCAATATATGGAACAGGTCCATGGCAACACCGTGGAGTTCATCGAAGTCAACGGGCCCGGGCCCACTGCTGACGCAATGGTGTCAGCCGCAGCCCCCCGCGGTGCAGCGCAGCCATTGGCGGTCATGGTCGCGGACTGTGTGCCGGTGGTGTTCGTGGGGAGCGGCGCAGGAAACGGGCACGTCCTCGCCGTAGCCCATGCCGGACGCCCTGGCGTCGCATCAGCTGTTGTTGCGGCCACCGTGGAGGAAATGCGGAGCCGGGGAGCCGTAGGGATCAGCGCTTGGCTCGGTCCATCTATCTGCGGGTCCTGCTATGAGGTGCCGGAACAACTGCAGGCCGAGGTAGCTGCGCGTGTCCCGGCCACCCGGTCCACCACATCCTGGGGAACTCCGGCCCTGGACCTTCCGGCCGGTGTGCGGGCACAACTGGCAGCGTTGGATGTTCCCGTGGAGTACTCGGGGGAGTGCACGCTGGAGAACGATTCCCTTTTCTCATACCGCCGGAACTCCCGGACCGGTCGATTTGCAGGTTTGGTGTGGACGCATGACTAGCCTTGGACACGACGACAAACAGCAGGAAAGCCTGTCAGGCGATGCCCGCACGGCCGTTCTCGCCCAACGGCTGGGTACGGTTGGGCGCCGGATCGAGACAGCGGTTGCTGCAGCCGGACGCAGTGACCCGCCACGGCTGATCGTGGTGACCAAATTCCATCCGGCAGAGGATGTGCGCCGCCTCGCCGCACTTGGTGTTACCGACATCGGCGAGAACCGTGACCAGGAAGCAGCCACCAAGAGCGCCGGGCTTACCGACGTTGATATCCGTTGGCATTTCATTGGGCAGCTCCAAAGCAACAAAGCAAAATCCGTCGCAAAGTATGCTGCCTCCGTCCAGTCGATAGACCGGCCTCAAGTCGTTGACGCCTTGGCGAAGGCCATCATGCGGGAACAAGGTGCCACCGGCCGTGCCGACCTCGACTGCTTCATTCAAGTCAGCTTGGAGGACGACGCCGGCGCGCACCGCGGCGGCGCACGCCCGGCCGACGTCGAGTTTCTTGCCGCACAGATCGAATCCGCTGCCGGGCTGAAGCTCTCAGGCCTGATGGCCGTGGCGCCCTTGGGGGCCGATCCGGAAGCGGCGTTCGAGAAGCTTGCCGGTATTTCCGAGGCTCTCCGTGCCATTCATCCGGCCGCGGTGGCAATTTCCGCCGGCATGAGCCAGGACCTGGAAGCCGCCGTGAAGTTCGGGGCGACACACCTGAGAATTGGCTCCGATATTCTCGGATCCCGTCCGGCCGTGGGGTAGCGTCAAAGTATTGGAATGACGGGCCGGGGTTCCAATATGTCAAGTCATGGCGGCCCGCCTACTGCAGAAACGATAGGAGTGCACCATGGCTGGCGCTCTGCGCAAGACAATGATCTATCTTGGGCTCGCCGACGGCGATGAACACTACGAATCTGAGCAGGCCGTCGCCTCGCACCACGACGAAGAACGCCCCCAGGCACAGGAACGGGAAGAGCGCCGGGCGCCCGCTCCCGTCCGGGAAGTTGTCCGCGAAATGCCCACTGTAGACGCCGAAGAGGAATACCGCGCACCCGTGACACCCATCAAGCGTGCGGCCTCCAGCCGCGAAGATGCCTCGGGCCTGAGGCAGATCACCACCGTTCATCCCCGTTCCTACAACGATGCCAAGGTCATCGGTGAGAGTTTCCGGGATGGCATTCCGGTCATCATGAACGTCACCGACATGGGCGAAGCCGACGCCAAGCGCCTCGTGGATTTCTCCGCCGGCCTGGTCTTCGGCCTCCATGGCAGCATCGAGAGGGTGACCAACAAGGTCTTCCTGTTGTCGCCGTCGTACGTAGAGGTCATTGGCGACGACAAAAAGGCCAGCGAAACGCAGGCCAGCTTCTTCAACCAGAGCTGACACCGATCTTTGCGGATGCCAGGCGGGTCAACCCGC
This genomic window contains:
- a CDS encoding polyphenol oxidase family protein, whose protein sequence is MFWWRNEVRPGVSVAFTDTDAGNLALHVGDNPAEVMARRDELNRAAGLGADQFQYMEQVHGNTVEFIEVNGPGPTADAMVSAAAPRGAAQPLAVMVADCVPVVFVGSGAGNGHVLAVAHAGRPGVASAVVAATVEEMRSRGAVGISAWLGPSICGSCYEVPEQLQAEVAARVPATRSTTSWGTPALDLPAGVRAQLAALDVPVEYSGECTLENDSLFSYRRNSRTGRFAGLVWTHD
- a CDS encoding YggS family pyridoxal phosphate-dependent enzyme; the encoded protein is MTSLGHDDKQQESLSGDARTAVLAQRLGTVGRRIETAVAAAGRSDPPRLIVVTKFHPAEDVRRLAALGVTDIGENRDQEAATKSAGLTDVDIRWHFIGQLQSNKAKSVAKYAASVQSIDRPQVVDALAKAIMREQGATGRADLDCFIQVSLEDDAGAHRGGARPADVEFLAAQIESAAGLKLSGLMAVAPLGADPEAAFEKLAGISEALRAIHPAAVAISAGMSQDLEAAVKFGATHLRIGSDILGSRPAVG
- a CDS encoding FtsQ-type POTRA domain-containing protein is translated as MASTRKPTYRPGAESRPPDAARSGGSKAVPDKGRAEGSGEVISAQRPIEPDSKRGTRSQPATATTSTKAPASDNVIVFPEPKGRRQRRIIGWTLSIVAAVVAALIAGAVFSPVLAVRTVTVDGTTLLTPDAVQQALSGLEGKPLPQVTEQEINELLKPLVQVRSATMEARPPSELLVHVNERVPVALLKQGDSFVMVDVDGVQLGATKDQSAVALPLIDAGAGATNTELFKAIAAVLDTLPADVRARMSTASAASADAVELKLVDGKTVVWGNAEDRELKAKALEALLKMPADPKVPVSVYDVSVPRHPFTK
- a CDS encoding cell division protein SepF; protein product: MAGALRKTMIYLGLADGDEHYESEQAVASHHDEERPQAQEREERRAPAPVREVVREMPTVDAEEEYRAPVTPIKRAASSREDASGLRQITTVHPRSYNDAKVIGESFRDGIPVIMNVTDMGEADAKRLVDFSAGLVFGLHGSIERVTNKVFLLSPSYVEVIGDDKKASETQASFFNQS
- the ftsZ gene encoding cell division protein FtsZ is translated as MAAPQNYLAVIKVVGIGGGGVNAVNRMIEVGLRGVEFIAINTDAQALLMSDADVKLDVGRELTRGLGAGANPEVGKQAAEDHADEIEEVLRGADMVFVTAGEGGGTGTGGAPVVARIARSLGALTIGVVTRPFTFEGRRRAGSAEAGIDALRDEVDTLIVIPNDRLLSISDRNVSVLDAFRSADQVLLSGVQGITDLITTPGLINLDFADVKSVMQGAGSALMGIGSARGEDRAVKAAELAIASPLLEASIDGAHGVLLSIQGGSDLGLFEINEAARLVQEVAHPEANIIFGAVIDDALGDEARVTVIAAGFDDVKATSPSMDQSRPAQNPVPSERPAAPSSAPSSAAAPQHATAGIGAAGLSNWGQQRPSALPADSGFDVDLPAVVEPDLSGSRSDDLDVPDFLK